Proteins from a genomic interval of Tenacibaculum sp. SZ-18:
- the secA gene encoding preprotein translocase subunit SecA, which translates to MSILNSFIKLFVGDKQQKDLKSLQPIVDKVKSFEDQIASLTNDQLRDKTIEFKSKIKEATQQFDDEISKLEEEVKTADIDRQEAIYSEIDKLKDDAYNASEIVLSDIMPEAFAVIKETAKRFAQNEEIEVTATPFDRELSGSRPHITLEDDKAYWANSWDASGKEVTWDMIHYDVQLIGGSVLHQGKIAEMMTGEGKTLVSTLPVYLNALSGKGVHVVTVNDYLAKRDRAWMAPIFEFHGLSTDCIDFHQPNSEERRKAYNADITYGTNNEFGFDYLRDNMASSKEDLVQRAPNYAIIDEVDSVLIDDARTPLIISGPVPQGDLHEFNELKPLVSDLVSLQNKYLVGVLAEAKKLLKEGNTKDGGFLLLRVYRGLPKNKALIKFLSQEGIKQVLQKTENFYMQDNNKLMPEVDADLWFTIEEKNNQINLTDKGVAHLSDKTQNSTFFVLPDISIKVAEIENAESTPEKKAELKEDLYRDFSVKSERIHTMNQLLKAYTLFEIDVEYVVVDNKVMIVDEQTGRIMDGRRYSDGLHQAIEAKENVKIEDATQTFATVTLQNYFRMYRKLSGMTGTAITEAGEFWEIYKLDVVEIPTNKPIARDDREDLLYKTTREKYNAVIDEIVKLVGENRPVLVGTTSVEISELLGRMLAMRKIPHNILNAKLHKKEADVVAEAGKPGQVTIATNMAGRGTDIKLSDEVKAAGGLAIIGTERHDSRRVDRQLRGRAGRQGDVGSSQFFVALDDNLMRLFGSERIAKMMDRLGLKEGEVIQDRLITKSIERAQKKVEENNFGIRKRLLEYDDVMNSQREFVYKRRRHALDGKKLQLDIANMIYDTCDAVVRQNKLNKDFQNFEFELIRFSSMTSPFSEDEFNSKDEQVLVDELYKIVSANYKKDADRNAVQAFPVIKNVFENEGDRYERIVVPFTDGTKTIRVVTNLKEAYETEAKSLVNDFEKNITLAIIDENWKDHLRKMDELKQTVQNATYEQKDPLLVYKFEAFELFQETIDKINKEVLSFLFKGKLPTEDESQISEAREQQREKLNLRKDEVQNSTQQAFSNARNQQTQEQQVVETVVREQPKIGRNERVTIKNVMSGEEKEVKYKQALPLIAKGTWVLHNK; encoded by the coding sequence ATGAGCATTTTAAATTCTTTTATTAAACTATTTGTTGGAGACAAACAACAGAAAGATTTAAAATCACTACAACCAATTGTGGATAAAGTGAAGTCTTTTGAAGATCAAATAGCCAGTCTTACCAACGATCAACTAAGAGATAAAACAATTGAATTCAAATCAAAAATTAAAGAGGCAACTCAACAATTTGATGATGAAATTTCAAAACTAGAAGAGGAAGTTAAGACTGCTGATATTGATCGTCAAGAAGCAATTTACAGCGAAATTGACAAACTAAAAGACGACGCTTACAATGCTTCAGAAATAGTTTTATCTGATATTATGCCAGAAGCATTTGCAGTAATTAAAGAAACTGCTAAGCGATTCGCGCAAAATGAAGAAATTGAAGTAACAGCAACCCCTTTTGATCGTGAATTATCTGGATCGAGACCACATATTACGTTAGAGGATGACAAAGCTTATTGGGCAAATTCATGGGACGCTTCAGGTAAAGAAGTTACTTGGGATATGATACATTACGACGTTCAGTTAATTGGTGGTTCTGTTTTACATCAAGGTAAAATTGCAGAGATGATGACTGGAGAAGGGAAAACTTTAGTTTCAACTCTACCTGTTTATTTAAATGCTCTCTCTGGAAAAGGAGTTCATGTTGTTACCGTAAATGATTACTTAGCAAAACGTGACCGTGCATGGATGGCTCCTATCTTCGAGTTCCATGGTTTATCAACCGACTGTATTGATTTTCATCAACCAAATTCTGAAGAAAGAAGAAAAGCTTACAATGCAGATATTACATACGGAACAAATAATGAGTTTGGTTTCGACTATTTGAGGGATAATATGGCTTCTTCTAAAGAAGACTTAGTTCAAAGAGCTCCAAATTACGCAATTATAGATGAGGTTGATTCTGTATTGATTGATGATGCTCGTACTCCGTTAATTATTTCAGGTCCAGTACCGCAAGGTGACCTTCATGAATTTAATGAACTAAAGCCTTTAGTATCCGATTTAGTTTCACTACAAAATAAATATTTAGTCGGTGTTTTAGCCGAGGCTAAGAAACTTTTAAAAGAAGGTAACACAAAAGATGGTGGATTTCTATTGTTGCGGGTTTATAGAGGATTACCAAAAAATAAAGCGTTAATTAAATTCTTATCTCAGGAAGGAATTAAACAAGTTCTTCAAAAAACTGAAAACTTCTACATGCAGGATAATAATAAGTTAATGCCCGAAGTAGATGCCGATCTTTGGTTTACTATTGAAGAAAAAAATAATCAAATAAACTTAACAGATAAAGGTGTTGCTCATTTATCTGACAAAACTCAAAACAGCACCTTTTTTGTATTACCAGATATTAGCATCAAGGTTGCTGAAATTGAGAACGCAGAAAGCACACCTGAAAAAAAAGCAGAACTTAAAGAAGATTTATATAGAGATTTTAGCGTAAAAAGTGAAAGAATTCATACTATGAATCAGCTTTTAAAAGCTTACACACTATTTGAGATAGATGTTGAGTATGTTGTTGTTGATAATAAAGTAATGATTGTTGATGAGCAGACTGGTCGTATTATGGACGGACGTCGTTATTCTGATGGTTTACATCAAGCAATTGAAGCAAAAGAAAATGTAAAAATTGAAGATGCTACTCAAACTTTCGCTACTGTAACTTTACAAAATTACTTTAGAATGTATCGTAAACTTTCTGGAATGACTGGTACTGCAATTACGGAAGCTGGAGAATTCTGGGAAATTTATAAGTTAGATGTGGTTGAAATTCCAACAAATAAACCTATTGCTCGTGATGATCGAGAAGATTTATTATACAAAACTACTCGTGAAAAGTATAACGCTGTAATTGATGAAATTGTAAAACTTGTAGGTGAAAATAGACCAGTATTAGTAGGTACAACTTCAGTTGAAATTTCAGAATTATTAGGAAGAATGTTAGCAATGCGCAAAATTCCTCATAATATCTTAAATGCGAAATTACACAAGAAAGAAGCCGACGTTGTTGCAGAAGCAGGAAAACCAGGACAAGTAACTATCGCAACGAACATGGCTGGTCGTGGTACTGATATTAAATTATCAGACGAAGTTAAAGCTGCAGGTGGTTTAGCTATCATTGGTACAGAGCGACATGATTCTCGTCGTGTTGACCGTCAGTTACGCGGTCGTGCTGGTCGTCAAGGAGATGTCGGTTCTTCTCAATTCTTCGTTGCTTTAGATGATAACTTAATGCGTTTATTCGGTTCGGAAAGAATTGCAAAAATGATGGATAGATTAGGATTAAAAGAAGGAGAAGTAATTCAAGATCGTTTAATCACAAAATCAATCGAAAGAGCTCAAAAGAAAGTTGAAGAAAATAACTTCGGAATTCGTAAGCGTTTATTAGAATATGATGATGTAATGAATTCTCAACGTGAGTTTGTTTATAAACGTCGTCGTCATGCTTTAGATGGTAAGAAACTTCAATTAGACATCGCAAATATGATTTATGATACTTGTGATGCTGTTGTTCGTCAAAATAAATTAAATAAGGATTTCCAAAACTTCGAATTTGAATTAATTCGTTTTTCATCAATGACTTCCCCTTTCTCCGAAGATGAATTCAATAGCAAAGATGAACAAGTTTTAGTAGATGAGTTATATAAAATAGTTTCGGCAAACTATAAAAAAGACGCTGATAGAAATGCAGTTCAGGCATTCCCTGTTATTAAGAATGTTTTCGAAAATGAAGGGGATCGATATGAGAGAATTGTAGTTCCTTTTACAGATGGCACTAAAACTATTCGTGTCGTAACTAATTTAAAAGAAGCGTACGAAACAGAAGCTAAATCTTTAGTTAATGATTTTGAAAAGAATATCACATTAGCAATTATTGATGAGAACTGGAAAGATCATTTACGTAAAATGGATGAATTAAAACAGACAGTTCAAAATGCTACATACGAACAAAAAGATCCTTTATTGGTTTATAAATTCGAAGCTTTCGAACTTTTCCAAGAAACTATTGATAAAATCAACAAAGAGGTTCTTTCGTTCTTATTCAAAGGAAAACTTCCTACTGAAGATGAATCTCAGATTTCTGAAGCTCGTGAACAACAAAGAGAAAAATTAAATTTACGTAAAGACGAAGTTCAAAACTCAACTCAGCAAGCATTTAGTAATGCTCGTAATCAACAAACACAAGAACAACAAGTTGTTGAAACAGTTGTAAGAGAACAACCTAAAATCGGACGTAACGAACGCGTTACTATTAAAAATGTAATGTCTGGTGAAGAGAAAGAAGTTAAATATAAACAAGCACTTCCTTTGATAGCAAAAGGAACTTGGGTTTTACACAACAAATAA
- a CDS encoding DUF2795 domain-containing protein, which produces MYWTLELASYLADAPWPATKDELIDYAIRTGAPLEVVENLQDIEDEGEIYDSIIEIWPDYPTEEDYLWNEDEY; this is translated from the coding sequence ATGTATTGGACACTTGAATTAGCATCTTATTTAGCAGATGCACCTTGGCCAGCTACTAAAGATGAGTTAATCGATTACGCAATTCGTACCGGTGCTCCGTTAGAGGTGGTAGAGAATCTACAGGATATCGAAGATGAAGGTGAGATTTACGATTCCATCATAGAAATTTGGCCAGATTATCCTACCGAGGAGGATTATCTTTGGAACGAAGATGAATATTAA
- a CDS encoding acyl-CoA thioesterase, whose translation MKITHNSIVRVRYGETDQMGVVYHGNYAQYFEIGRTEWLRSLGITYKYMEKTGIILPVISLNCNFKKSAYYDDELTISTILKNNPSVKIEFDYEIKNQYQEIVCTGSTILAFLNGETMRPMRCPEFILEKLKVS comes from the coding sequence ATGAAAATTACACACAATTCAATTGTAAGGGTTCGATATGGCGAGACTGATCAGATGGGGGTAGTTTATCACGGAAATTATGCACAATACTTTGAAATTGGTCGAACAGAATGGCTCCGCTCCCTCGGAATTACATACAAATATATGGAAAAAACAGGAATTATACTTCCCGTAATTTCATTGAATTGTAACTTTAAAAAATCAGCATATTACGATGATGAATTAACCATTTCAACCATACTAAAAAACAACCCAAGTGTTAAAATAGAATTTGATTATGAAATTAAAAATCAATATCAAGAAATAGTATGCACTGGAAGTACGATTTTAGCATTTCTTAACGGTGAAACGATGAGACCTATGAGATGTCCTGAATTTATTCTAGAAAAGCTAAAAGTTTCTTAA
- a CDS encoding cob(I)yrinic acid a,c-diamide adenosyltransferase, with the protein MKIYTKTGDKGTTGLFGGTRVPKYHLRIESYGTVDELNSYVGLIRDQDIDDISKSALIKIQDELFTLGAMLATPPEKEILKNGKERLNIPKIDISSIEFLEQEMDTMNEQLPQMTHFILPGGHQTVSFCHIARCVCRRAERLSVSLNEEEPIDGSILIYLNRLSDYLFVLARKLTLLLKADEVKWIPKKL; encoded by the coding sequence ATGAAAATTTATACAAAAACTGGTGATAAAGGAACTACAGGTTTATTTGGAGGAACAAGAGTTCCTAAATATCATTTGAGAATAGAAAGCTATGGAACCGTTGATGAATTAAATTCTTACGTAGGGCTTATTAGAGATCAAGATATTGATGATATTTCTAAAAGCGCTTTGATTAAAATTCAAGACGAATTATTCACTCTTGGAGCTATGCTTGCAACTCCTCCAGAAAAAGAAATTTTAAAAAATGGAAAAGAAAGATTAAACATTCCTAAAATCGATATAAGTTCAATAGAATTTCTTGAACAAGAAATGGACACTATGAACGAACAGCTTCCGCAAATGACCCACTTCATTTTACCTGGCGGTCATCAAACCGTGTCATTCTGTCACATAGCACGCTGTGTATGTAGAAGAGCAGAGCGTTTAAGCGTTTCCTTAAATGAAGAAGAACCTATTGATGGAAGTATTTTAATATACCTTAACCGACTTTCTGACTATCTTTTTGTGTTGGCACGAAAGTTGACTCTGCTTTTAAAAGCGGACGAGGTAAAATGGATTCCTAAGAAGCTTTAA